One stretch of Agelaius phoeniceus isolate bAgePho1 chromosome W unlocalized genomic scaffold, bAgePho1.hap1 SUPER_W_unloc_2, whole genome shotgun sequence DNA includes these proteins:
- the LOC143692735 gene encoding olfactory receptor 14J1-like, which yields MSNSSSIRHFLLLALADTRQLQLLHFCLLLGISLAALLGNGLIISAVACGHHLHTPMFFFLLNLALADLGSICTTVPKAMHNSLWDTSNISYTACAAQLFFFLFFISAEFYLLTVMCYDRYVSICKPLHYGTLLCSRACAHMAAAAWASAFLNALVHTANTFSLPLCHGNALGQFFCEIPQILKLSCSDTNLREFGLVAFSAFLFLGCFVFIVFSYVQIFRAVLRIPSEQGRHKAFSTCLPHLAVLSLFIITATFAHLKPPSMSSPSLDLALSVLYSVVTPALNPLIYSLRNQELKDTLRKMMTVSFQKQ from the coding sequence atgtccaacagcagctccatcaggcacttcctgctgctggcattggcagacacgcggcagctgcagctcctgcacttctgcctcttgctgggcatctccctggctgccctcctgggcaacggcctcatcatcagcgccgtagcctgcggccaccacctgcacacgcccatgttcttcttcctgctcaacctggccctcgctgacctgggctccatctgcaccactgtccccaaagccatgcacaattccctctgggacaccagcaacatctcctacactgcatgtgctgcacagctatttttctttctcttcttcatctcagcagagttctATCTtctgaccgtgatgtgctatGACCGCTatgtgtccatctgcaaacccctgcactacgggaccctcctgtgcagcagagcttgtgcccacatggcagcagctgcctgggccagtgcctttctcaatgctctcgtgcacacggccaatacattttccctgcccctgtgccatggcaatgccctgggccagttcttctgtgaaatcccccagatcctcaagctctcctgctcagacACAAACCTGAGGGAATTTGGGCTTGTTGCTTttagtgcttttctttttttgggttgttttgtgttcattgttttctcctatgtgcagatcttcagggctgtgctgaggatcccctctgagcagggacggcacaaagccttttccacctgcctccctcacctggctgtgctatCCCTGTTCATCATCACTGCCACATTTGCTCActtgaagcccccctccatgtcctccccatccctggatctggccctgtcagttctgtactcggtggtgactccagccctgaaccccctcatctacagcctgaggaaccaggagctcaaggatACCCTGAGAAAAATGATGACTGTATCTTTTCAGAAACAATAA